The Methylomicrobium lacus LW14 genome window below encodes:
- a CDS encoding DEAD/DEAH box helicase → MPFVKRHHDLNTMTPDSLAPLLNAAEQLPPEQEAALNVLVVYYGYASPALIGKCLYDLGFKDKKGKEPKGDTVTPYLEALQSLQLVEKHPKQSVYRCPRRIVEPLTRKLAEDKRAFEKVAASIGRHAPTRGGYYRYQNADECLRDARILFHLRDYAQANECLKIGRYVLRLPDDFDIYLAWVLNPLDAAWLKNRHPVILQQIAGYIGLHQLLYLHNDPSVGDFLRQCALEPGFVQSPLAIRAFAELQLLRGDWEELAGWIAGRGEPDLQAVAAARTFLHGDTAQAIVQFDQALAALRKQTGKRTAYFMGMAGVIYPLAILQQKDSQRLAKLPALLTQAVKANGLWTEVYRYLALFQKLEQGELQRRDEMLAIAIPYKISSGFTEDGEPETMMLMPNLLQHIFLLLIKFWVKADHVAKVTGDQKRLYRHLHDNGYRWPAAELAKVFAKINPYEAKLWDAGFLAGRPLALAELFASRPDWDLALDALLNITPQDARSAEPSAAADKPIRLIWLVSYHEASHSLRIEPREQKQQVKGGWSKGRAVALKRLHTELDSFDYLSEHDLKLCRTISEYRDTSWYGSTYYEFNSKMPLELAGHPLLFWAASPEVRVEVVKGEAELRVSRQDNSDKIRIELNPVPGLEQSVHVSKETPTRLRVIEFTAAHQKIYSVLGAKGLEVPLSAQERVLQTLTGISGLLTVHSDIGGSSSTAEQIAADATPRLHLLPLGEGLKAALLIRPFATDGAYYPPGQGGESVLAEIDGRRLQAKRDLKRERQSADELFAACPALAEAEQDEAGEWLLEEPEHCLELLLQLQALPEGQVIVEWPEGVRFRLLGQAGASAFSMHIKRDNDWFALQGELKINDATVIEMQELLALLGNSKGRFLRLQDGQFVALTDAFRRRLEDLQAYADISGKKVRINPLAALALEDWGEDGGTFKADKHWQEQVRRLKSAREFQPVLPSTFQAELRDYQMDGYAWLARLAEWGVGACLADDMGLGKTIQGLALLVERAPNGPSMIVAPTSVCMNWEKEANRFAPTLNPQQLGGGDRQGQLDSLGPYDLLICSYGLLQQEQVAEMLAKIRFQTVILDEAQAIKNTATRRSQGAMNLQGDFRIIMTGTPLGNHLGELWNLFRFINPGLLGSQEQFNKRFAGPIERDRSSAARQQLKKLIQPFILRRTKTQVLQELPPRTEIPVYVELSPDEMAFYEAIRRESLNALAGTDGPPGQKHLQILAAISKLRRSCCNSRLANAEISLPSSKLSAFGEIVEELLDNKHKALVFSQFVDHLQIIKDYVEQRGIAYQYLDGSTPAKERQQRVDAFQRGDGELFLISLKAGGVGLNLTAADYVIHMDPWWNPAVEDQASDRAHRMGQQRPVTIYRMIAKQTIEEKIVALHSHKRDLADSLLDGADVSGRMSADDLLSLMRSDV, encoded by the coding sequence ATGCCGTTTGTTAAGCGGCATCACGACCTGAACACGATGACGCCAGATTCGCTCGCCCCCCTGTTAAATGCCGCCGAACAGCTACCTCCCGAACAAGAAGCCGCGCTGAACGTGCTGGTCGTGTATTACGGCTATGCCTCGCCCGCGTTGATCGGCAAATGCCTGTACGATCTCGGTTTTAAGGACAAGAAAGGCAAGGAGCCTAAAGGGGATACGGTCACACCCTATCTCGAAGCGCTGCAATCCTTGCAACTGGTCGAGAAACACCCCAAACAGTCGGTTTACCGTTGTCCCAGGCGGATTGTCGAACCCTTGACCCGGAAACTGGCGGAAGACAAGCGCGCGTTCGAGAAAGTCGCGGCCAGCATCGGCAGGCATGCACCGACGCGCGGCGGCTATTACCGTTACCAAAACGCTGATGAATGTTTGCGGGATGCGCGCATTCTATTTCATCTCCGCGACTATGCGCAGGCGAATGAATGCCTCAAAATCGGCCGTTATGTTTTACGCTTGCCGGATGATTTCGATATTTATCTGGCGTGGGTTCTGAATCCTCTCGATGCGGCCTGGCTCAAGAACCGGCACCCGGTCATTTTACAGCAGATTGCCGGCTATATCGGCCTGCACCAGTTGCTGTATCTGCATAACGATCCGTCCGTGGGCGATTTTTTACGCCAATGCGCGCTGGAGCCGGGCTTTGTGCAGTCGCCTTTGGCGATTCGGGCCTTCGCGGAGCTGCAATTGCTGCGCGGCGATTGGGAGGAGCTGGCAGGCTGGATTGCCGGCCGCGGCGAGCCCGATTTGCAGGCCGTTGCCGCCGCGCGGACCTTTCTGCACGGCGATACCGCGCAAGCGATAGTTCAATTCGATCAGGCGCTGGCGGCACTAAGAAAACAAACCGGCAAACGCACGGCCTATTTCATGGGCATGGCCGGCGTGATTTATCCGCTCGCCATTTTGCAGCAAAAGGACAGCCAGCGGCTGGCCAAATTGCCCGCGCTGCTCACGCAAGCAGTCAAGGCCAACGGCCTTTGGACCGAGGTTTACCGTTATCTCGCGCTGTTTCAGAAATTAGAACAGGGCGAATTGCAGCGGCGCGACGAAATGCTGGCGATCGCGATTCCCTATAAAATCAGTTCCGGTTTTACCGAAGACGGCGAGCCGGAAACGATGATGCTGATGCCGAATTTGCTACAGCATATTTTTTTATTGCTGATCAAATTCTGGGTCAAAGCCGATCATGTCGCCAAAGTAACAGGCGACCAGAAACGCCTGTACCGGCATTTGCACGACAACGGCTACCGCTGGCCGGCGGCGGAATTGGCCAAGGTATTCGCCAAGATCAATCCTTACGAGGCTAAACTTTGGGATGCGGGCTTTCTGGCGGGGCGCCCTTTGGCCTTGGCCGAGTTGTTCGCCAGCCGCCCCGATTGGGATCTGGCGCTGGATGCCTTGCTGAATATCACGCCGCAGGATGCCAGAAGCGCCGAACCCTCGGCTGCCGCGGACAAGCCGATTCGCCTGATCTGGCTGGTCTCCTATCACGAAGCCAGCCATTCGCTCCGGATCGAGCCGCGCGAACAGAAACAGCAGGTCAAGGGCGGCTGGAGCAAGGGGCGGGCCGTGGCCTTGAAGCGCCTGCATACGGAACTCGACAGTTTCGATTATCTGAGCGAACATGACCTGAAGCTCTGCAGAACGATCAGTGAATACCGCGACACCAGTTGGTACGGTTCGACCTATTACGAATTCAACAGCAAAATGCCTCTGGAACTGGCCGGTCACCCGTTGTTGTTTTGGGCGGCCTCGCCCGAGGTCCGGGTCGAAGTGGTCAAGGGCGAGGCCGAATTGCGGGTCAGCCGGCAGGATAACAGCGACAAAATTCGGATCGAACTCAACCCGGTGCCGGGGTTAGAGCAATCTGTCCATGTCAGCAAGGAAACGCCGACCCGTCTGCGCGTCATCGAATTCACCGCCGCCCATCAAAAGATTTATTCGGTACTGGGGGCCAAGGGCCTGGAAGTGCCGTTATCCGCGCAGGAGCGCGTGCTGCAAACCCTGACCGGCATCTCGGGGCTGTTGACTGTGCATTCGGACATCGGCGGCAGTTCCAGCACCGCCGAACAGATCGCCGCCGACGCCACGCCGCGGCTGCATCTGTTGCCGCTCGGCGAAGGCCTGAAGGCCGCGCTGCTGATCCGCCCGTTTGCGACCGACGGCGCGTATTATCCTCCGGGGCAGGGCGGCGAAAGCGTGCTGGCCGAGATCGACGGCAGGCGCTTACAGGCTAAACGTGACCTGAAGCGCGAAAGGCAGAGCGCTGACGAACTCTTCGCGGCCTGTCCGGCGCTGGCAGAGGCGGAACAGGACGAAGCCGGCGAATGGCTGCTCGAAGAGCCGGAGCACTGCCTCGAACTGTTGCTGCAATTACAGGCGCTGCCTGAGGGGCAGGTGATCGTCGAATGGCCGGAAGGTGTCAGATTCCGGCTGCTCGGCCAGGCCGGGGCTTCGGCCTTCAGCATGCACATCAAGCGCGACAACGACTGGTTTGCGCTGCAAGGCGAGTTGAAGATCAATGACGCGACGGTAATCGAAATGCAGGAGTTGCTGGCATTGCTCGGCAACAGCAAGGGCCGCTTCCTGCGATTGCAGGACGGCCAGTTCGTCGCCTTGACCGATGCGTTCCGCCGCCGTCTGGAAGATTTGCAAGCCTATGCCGACATCAGCGGCAAGAAAGTCAGGATCAATCCGCTCGCGGCCCTGGCCCTGGAAGACTGGGGCGAGGACGGCGGCACCTTCAAGGCCGACAAGCATTGGCAGGAGCAGGTGCGGCGGCTGAAGTCCGCGCGCGAGTTTCAGCCGGTCCTGCCTTCGACCTTTCAGGCGGAGCTGCGCGACTATCAGATGGACGGCTACGCCTGGCTGGCGCGGCTGGCCGAGTGGGGCGTCGGCGCCTGTCTGGCCGACGACATGGGGCTCGGCAAAACGATACAGGGCCTCGCCCTCTTGGTCGAACGCGCGCCGAACGGTCCGTCGATGATCGTCGCGCCGACCTCGGTGTGCATGAACTGGGAAAAGGAAGCGAACCGCTTCGCGCCGACTCTGAATCCTCAGCAATTGGGCGGCGGCGACCGCCAGGGACAGCTGGACAGCCTCGGGCCTTACGATCTGTTGATTTGCAGCTACGGCCTGTTGCAGCAGGAGCAGGTCGCCGAGATGCTCGCGAAAATCCGCTTTCAAACGGTGATTCTCGACGAGGCGCAGGCGATCAAAAACACCGCGACCCGCCGCTCGCAAGGCGCGATGAATCTGCAAGGCGATTTCAGGATCATCATGACCGGAACGCCCCTGGGAAATCATCTCGGCGAACTCTGGAACCTGTTCCGCTTCATCAATCCGGGACTCTTGGGCTCGCAGGAACAATTCAATAAACGCTTTGCAGGACCGATCGAACGCGACCGCAGCAGCGCCGCGCGCCAGCAATTGAAGAAGCTGATCCAGCCCTTCATCCTGCGCCGCACCAAGACCCAGGTCCTGCAGGAATTGCCGCCGCGCACCGAAATTCCGGTCTATGTCGAACTCAGTCCCGATGAAATGGCGTTTTACGAAGCGATCCGCCGCGAAAGTCTAAACGCATTGGCCGGCACGGACGGACCTCCCGGCCAAAAGCACCTGCAAATCCTGGCCGCGATCAGCAAACTGCGCCGCAGCTGCTGCAACAGCCGTCTGGCCAACGCCGAGATCAGTCTGCCGAGCAGCAAGCTGTCCGCCTTCGGCGAGATCGTCGAGGAACTGCTCGACAACAAACACAAGGCGCTGGTGTTCAGCCAGTTCGTCGATCATTTGCAGATCATCAAGGACTATGTCGAACAGCGCGGCATCGCCTACCAATACCTGGACGGCTCGACGCCGGCGAAGGAGCGCCAGCAGCGCGTCGATGCGTTCCAGCGCGGCGACGGCGAACTGTTCCTGATCAGCCTGAAAGCCGGCGGCGTCGGCCTGAACCTGACCGCGGCCGATTATGTGATCCACATGGACCCGTGGTGGAATCCGGCGGTCGAAGACCAGGCCTCCGACCGCGCCCACCGCATGGGCCAGCAGCGCCCGGTCACGATCTACCGGATGATCGCGAAACAGACCATCGAAGAAAAAATCGTCGCGCTGCACAGCCACAAGCGCGACCTCGCCGACAGCCTGCTCGACGGGGCGGATGTCAGCGGCAGGATGTCGGCGGATGATTTGCTGAGCCTGATGCGTAGTGATGTTTGA